One region of Wyeomyia smithii strain HCP4-BCI-WySm-NY-G18 chromosome 3, ASM2978416v1, whole genome shotgun sequence genomic DNA includes:
- the LOC129726966 gene encoding alpha-tocopherol transfer protein-like isoform X2: protein MTLVQPSGELSAKIKEELREPANPADIERDIGIIRQWLDTQPHLPKDMDDARLRTFLRGCKFSIERVKQKLDMYYTMRNAVPEFFTNRDVNRPEMAEILNVVHMPPLPGLTPAGCRVVMLRGTDKDITTPNVIESMKLTLMIGDVRLAEEAVGVAGDVYILDASVATPTHFAKFTPTLVKKFLICVQEAYPVKLKEVHVVNVSPIVDTIVNFVKPFLKEKIRERIHIHSSMDDLYKFVPKSMLPSEYGGDCGSIKDLNEQWRSKLGEYTGWFKEQEASKANESLRPGAPKTADELFGMDGTFKQLTID, encoded by the exons ATGACTCTCGTCCAGCCATCCGGAGAGCTTAGCGCTAAGATCAAGGAGGAGTTGCGCGAGCCAGCAAACCCCGCCGACATTGAACGCGACATCGGAATCATCCGCCAGTGGCTTGACACCCAGCCCCATCTGCCAAAGGACATGGACGATGCCCGTCTGCGCACCTTCCTGCGTGGCTGCAAGTTCAGCATCGAACGCGTCAAGCAGAAGTTGGATATGTACTACACCATGCGTAATGCCGTGCCGGAGTTCTTCACCAATCGCGACGTCAACCGCCCAGAAATGGCAGAGATCTTGAACGTGGT CCACATGCCGCCACTACCAGGACTGACCCCAGCCGGTTGCCGTGTGGTGATGCTGCGCGGAACCGATAAGGACATTACCACCCCAAACGTGATCGAATCTATGAAGCTAACCTTGATGATCGGTGATGTTCGATTGGCTGAAGAAGCAGTCGGTGTTGCTGGTGACGTTTATATTTTGGACGCAAGCGTGGCAACCCCAACGCATTTCGCAAAATTCACTCCCACACTGGTTAAGAAGTTCCTCATCTGCGTTCAGGAGGCCTATCCAGTTAAACTGAAGGAAGTTCACGTGGTTAACGTTTCTCCGATCGTCGATACCATCGTCAACTTTGTCAAGCCCTTCTTGAAGGAAAAGATTCGCGAACGTATCCACATTCACAGCAGCATGGACGATCTGTACAAGTTCGTACCGAAGTCGATGCTGCCATCCGAATACGGCGGTGATTGTGGATCGATCAaagacctgaacgagcagtggcgTTCCAAGCTGGGAGAGTACACCGGCTGGTTCAAGGAACAGGAGGCCAGCAAGGCCAATGAATCGCTCCGCCCGGGTGCCCCGAAGACCGCCGATGAGCTGTTTGGTATGGACGGTACCTTCAAGCAACTAACCATCGACTAA
- the LOC129726966 gene encoding alpha-tocopherol transfer protein-like isoform X1 — MAPTIHKEENFSTTNLKWKMTLVQPSGELSAKIKEELREPANPADIERDIGIIRQWLDTQPHLPKDMDDARLRTFLRGCKFSIERVKQKLDMYYTMRNAVPEFFTNRDVNRPEMAEILNVVHMPPLPGLTPAGCRVVMLRGTDKDITTPNVIESMKLTLMIGDVRLAEEAVGVAGDVYILDASVATPTHFAKFTPTLVKKFLICVQEAYPVKLKEVHVVNVSPIVDTIVNFVKPFLKEKIRERIHIHSSMDDLYKFVPKSMLPSEYGGDCGSIKDLNEQWRSKLGEYTGWFKEQEASKANESLRPGAPKTADELFGMDGTFKQLTID; from the exons ATGACTCTCGTCCAGCCATCCGGAGAGCTTAGCGCTAAGATCAAGGAGGAGTTGCGCGAGCCAGCAAACCCCGCCGACATTGAACGCGACATCGGAATCATCCGCCAGTGGCTTGACACCCAGCCCCATCTGCCAAAGGACATGGACGATGCCCGTCTGCGCACCTTCCTGCGTGGCTGCAAGTTCAGCATCGAACGCGTCAAGCAGAAGTTGGATATGTACTACACCATGCGTAATGCCGTGCCGGAGTTCTTCACCAATCGCGACGTCAACCGCCCAGAAATGGCAGAGATCTTGAACGTGGT CCACATGCCGCCACTACCAGGACTGACCCCAGCCGGTTGCCGTGTGGTGATGCTGCGCGGAACCGATAAGGACATTACCACCCCAAACGTGATCGAATCTATGAAGCTAACCTTGATGATCGGTGATGTTCGATTGGCTGAAGAAGCAGTCGGTGTTGCTGGTGACGTTTATATTTTGGACGCAAGCGTGGCAACCCCAACGCATTTCGCAAAATTCACTCCCACACTGGTTAAGAAGTTCCTCATCTGCGTTCAGGAGGCCTATCCAGTTAAACTGAAGGAAGTTCACGTGGTTAACGTTTCTCCGATCGTCGATACCATCGTCAACTTTGTCAAGCCCTTCTTGAAGGAAAAGATTCGCGAACGTATCCACATTCACAGCAGCATGGACGATCTGTACAAGTTCGTACCGAAGTCGATGCTGCCATCCGAATACGGCGGTGATTGTGGATCGATCAaagacctgaacgagcagtggcgTTCCAAGCTGGGAGAGTACACCGGCTGGTTCAAGGAACAGGAGGCCAGCAAGGCCAATGAATCGCTCCGCCCGGGTGCCCCGAAGACCGCCGATGAGCTGTTTGGTATGGACGGTACCTTCAAGCAACTAACCATCGACTAA